In Festucalex cinctus isolate MCC-2025b chromosome 5, RoL_Fcin_1.0, whole genome shotgun sequence, a single genomic region encodes these proteins:
- the LOC144019370 gene encoding uncharacterized protein LOC144019370: MAASSTPGLPQDDGLWVFLRNRGVPEARVQKMQQDHIDSSIIGEMDDATLASYIPAYGDRIATRRFAMEKQRRGEDDTRRLSLFKKLTKQMGTMSNKVCDQGFEGENTVQPQNMRLKNNKRAWKATRKIELGWIHDNRQVRKRSGGGTRVVDINKNATKIEILSQAKKLFFPNEKSTMGTWEEVSHDIVDFQEAQFDEDVSVRDYYDIHKFGLLRFYLFTKTITGEDDPEEGAEVLRDEQHDNTIESGQEKDTMKEMEQQTQKKDDSENPIHIVEDDELSLATVSAVVSSAAVQIDFSSLCNTSVVSFGPLAGGPFLGDLDDTLIHEPNLAIEGEQTSRLAYASTPTNAVTDSVRPPSPAYEVLHVNVKLHRVTLLDELIGQFKDEAMMTYFVKYSFIDEMGADADGVSRDVYAAFWTEFLDCAAEGADVRVPSLSPKWQEEEWRSVGRILAKGLEDHGYFPFRLAQAFTAALAFGEHAVSSDLLFDSLMLYLSQSERDLLSTALQEAVVGEDEEDFLDLMDRMGVRKIPTKDNLRAVLIQVAHKQLIQQPKYALDNIAEVAGPTLRCFFPNVPDMKKLYDNIKPTARKVIKMLTASPDTAAENQSLQFLQQYIRALDEIGLRKLMRFLTGSDVICVKQIQVIFTSLDGLARRVIAHTCGPTVELPSTYNSYPELRAEMEAILSSNSLAMDIA; this comes from the exons ATGGCTGCATCCTCAACCCCTGGCCTCCCACAAGATGATGGTCTGTGGGTATTTTTACGCAACAGAGGTGTTCCTGAGGCGCGTGTTCAGAAAATGCAGCAGGATCAT ATTGACAGCTCAATAATTGGAGAAATGGATGATGCTACGTTGGCGTCTTACATTCCAGCCTATGGTGACAGGATTGCCACAAGACGATTCGCTATGGAAAAACAGAGAAGAGGTGAAGATGATACAAGAAGACTTTCCCTATTCAAAAAACTTACTAAACAAATGGGCACAATGAGCAACAAAGTATGTGATCAAGGTTTTGAGGGGGAGAATACAGTACAACCACAAAATATGCGTCTAAAAAATAACAAGAGAGCCTGGAAGGCAACCAGAAAAATAGAATTAGGATGGATACATGACAACAGGCAAGTCAGAAAACGCAGTGGTGGAGGAACCAGAGTTGTTGATATTAACAAGAATGCCACTAAGATTGAGATTCTGTCACAAGCTAAAAAGCTGTTTTTCCCCAATGAGAAGTCAACAATGGGAACGTGGGAAGAGGTCAGTCACGACATAGTGGACTTTCAGGAAGCACAATTTGATGAGGATGTTAGTGTGCGCGACTATTATGACATACACAAATTTGGTCTATTAAGATTTTATTTGTTCACAAAGACCATAACTGGTGAAGATGACCCAGAGGAAGGAGCCGAAGTACTGAGAGATGAGCAACATGACAACACGATAGAATCTGGACAAGAGAAAGACACAATGAAAGAGATGGAGCAGCAGACACAGAAAAAAGACGACAGTGAAAATCCAATACACATAGTCGAAGATGATGAGCTGAGTCTTGCCACTGTGTCAGCTGTTGTCTCTAGTGCAGCTGTTCAGATTGATTTTTCATCTTTGTGTAATACATcagttgtcagttttggtcctttGGCAGGTGGTCCATTTCTCGGTGATCTTGATGATACACTCATACATGAGCCAAACCTTGCAATAGAAGGTGAACAAACGAGCCGCCTTGCCTATGCCTCAACTCCTACTAATGCTGTGACAGATTCTGTTAGACCACCAAGTCCTGCCTATGAAGTTTTGCATGTGAATGTGAAACTTCACAGAGTAACACTGCTCGATGAACTGATTGGCCAGTTCAAGGATGAAGCAATGATGACCTATTTTGTGAAATACAGCTTCATTGATGAAATGGGGGCAGATGCTGATGGCGTGTCTAGAGATGTATACGCTGCCTTCTGGACAGAATTCCTAGATTGTGCAGCTGAAGGTGCAGATGTGAGGGTGCCATCACTCTCCCCAAAATGGCAAGAGGAGGAATGGAGGTCTGTTGGTAGGATATTGGCCAAGGGACTGGAGGACCATGGGTATTTCCCATTTCGGCTGGCACAAGCTTTTACAGCAGCACTTGCATTTGGTGAACATGCTGTTTCATCTGATTTACTGTTTGACTCCCTGATGTTGTATCTTAGTCAGTCTGAGCGTGACCTCTTGTCCACCGCTTTGCAAGAGGCTGTTGTCGGTGAAGATGAGGAAGACTTTCTAGATCTTATGGATCGAATGGGTGTAAGAAAAATACCAACAAAAGATAACCTGAGAGCTGTGCTTATCCAGGTCGCCCACAAGCAACTCATTCAGCAACCAAAATATGCACTGGATAATATCGCAGAGGTTGCAGGACCAACCCTCAGgtgttttttccccaatgtaCCGGATATGAAGAAGCTTTACGACAACATTAAACCAACAGCACGGAAGGTGATTAAGATGTTAACAGCTTCTCCAGATACTGCAGCAGAGAACCAAAGTTTGCAATTTTTACAACAGTACATAAGGGCCTTGGATGAAATTGGTCTCCGAAAGCTGATGAGATTTCTGACTGGGTCTGATGTTATTTGTGTTAAACAAATTCAAGTCATTTTCACCTCGTTGGACGGGTTAGCACGACGAGTGATTGCCCATACTTGTGGCCCAACTGTGGAGCTGCCATCCACCTATAACAGCTATCCTGAGCTACGAGCTGAAATGGAGGCTATATTGTCCAGCAACTCTCTTGCAATGGACATTGCTTAG